One Carcharodon carcharias isolate sCarCar2 chromosome 24 unlocalized genomic scaffold, sCarCar2.pri SUPER_24_unloc_1, whole genome shotgun sequence DNA window includes the following coding sequences:
- the LOC121273474 gene encoding kelch domain-containing protein 9-like, with the protein MQAGGGRKRVPSAPEARCGWKRVGSSELLARAFHTANLVGGKLVVFGGVRSVDPRVPPLNDLVVLEPSTLAVERVVTGGPPRSHHGAVTLQDRWLLSVGGWDGKRRVAEVHAFDLETGGGWRELTPGHGSQPPAGLSGHTCNKISERELLIVGREGGIHMQRRFASVFTLHIDAHAQRYWYKERESHTASRSGHSAILARIHGQRTSGYKLLVFGGRNSTEIETVRVWTEGEVMPDPLHAPRLTEHLRSLITSGIAQPMRPGALRHHSMTLVGPFAVLYGGECFNKTTDTVCNDLFLYDTRSPGGMWFHLPTCDPEMKRVGHRVVVLGESLCLTGGRGRDGKSCCPQIYTLDTKG; encoded by the exons ATGCAG GCTGGAGGTGGTCGAAAGCGAGTCCCGAGTGCTCCTGAGGCCCGGTGTGGCTGGAAGAGGGTGGGATCCTCAGAATTACTGGCCAGAGCCTTCCACACCGCCAACCTGGTGGGGGGCAAGTTGGTGGTCTTTGGTGGGGTGCGGTCGGTGGACCCCCGGGTTCCGCCGCTGAACGACCTGGTGGTCCTGGAACCCTCCACCCTGGCGGTCGAGAGGGTGGTCACTGGAGGTCCACCCCGCAGCCACCATGGCGCAGTGACCCTCCAGGACCGCTGGCTGTTGTCGGTGGGGGGCTGGGACGGGAAGAGGCGGGTGGCGGAGGTCCACGCCTTCGATTTGGAGACGGGAGGAGGCTGGAGGGAGCTGACCCCCGGGCATGGCAGCCAGCCTCCCGCCGGACTGAGCGGACACACCTGTAACAAGATCTCCGAGCGAGAGTTGCTGatcgtggggagagaggggggcatccacatgcagaggagatttgccagtgTCTTCACACTCCACATCGATGCCCACGCACAGAGATATTG GTACAAGGAACGTGAGTCACACACAGCCTCGAGATCAGGTCACTCCGCCATCCTGGCCCGGATACATGGCCAGCGGACGTCCGGATACAAATTGCTGGTGTTTGGAGGCCGGAATTCCACCGAGATCGAGACGGTCAGGGTCTGGACTGAAGGGGAAGTGATG CCAGACCCTCTCCACGCCCCCAGACTCACTGAGCATCTCCGCTCGCTCATTACCTCTGGAATAGCTCAACCCATGAGGCCAGGAGCCCTACGTCATCACTCCATGACCCTGGTGGGCCCCTTCGCTGTGCTATACGGAGGAGAGTGTTTCAACAAGACCACAGACACCGTCTGCAACGATCTCTTCCTCTACGACACAC GCTCTCCAGGGGGAATGTGGTTCCATCTCCCGACCTGCGACCCAGAGATGAAGAGGGTCGGCCACCGTGTtgtggtgctgggggagagtCTGTGCCTTACCGGGGGTCGAGGACGAGATGGAAAGAGTTGCTGCCCCCAGATCTACACTCTGGACACCAAGGGATGA